A single genomic interval of Asinibacterium sp. OR53 harbors:
- a CDS encoding zinc-dependent metalloprotease — protein sequence MRTLFAWLLCFCFVGAVAQPASKIADKTKNMKRYDGYFTFWWDAANGKIWMLVDKFDKEFLYVNSLPAGLGSNDIGLDRGQIGASRIVYFSRIGKKLLLVEPNYNYRASSSDPREQRAVRESFAQSAIGGFTIDEDEGDKVLVDATSFFVRDSHGIADRIRSMRQGSYVFNESRSAIYLPNTRNFPLNSEFEATITFTGGSDAGRFVSTVTPSNEAITLRVHHSFVQLPDNHYKPRRYDIRSGYFGISYFDYSTPFSEPIEQLFIARHRLEKKDPAAAVSDPVKPIVYYLDNGTPEPIRSALLDGARWWNQAFEAAGYRNAFIVKVLPDTADAMDVRYNMINWVHRSTRGWSYGASITDPRTGEIIKGQVTLGSLRVRQDYLIFTGLLSPYETGKPAPETMQQAALQRLRQLAAHEVGHTLGLQHNYASSYNDRASVMDYPHPNILLNSKGNIDFSQVYTNVIGEWDKRAILYGYQDFGAGVNENEALNAILDENTKNGLLFIADADARAASGMHPYAHLWDNGKDVTEELKNVLQVRSKALDQFSEQAIRERTPLSRLEDALVPVYNYHRYQLEAVCKLIGGMNYSYSVRGGQQQVPQVLPNAVQQKALQTALDCLSPETLTLPERIIAMIPPRPPLYYNVGELFAKRTGMGFDPVAAAEALANFELEFLFNAERANRLEQFKAQAGTLGWDNVLDATIEKTWKAPLQKGLKGEIQLQTQQMVLSWMLGLSQNDNANYLVKSICFDRLQSLKQYATTQAQAHPALKAHYSYAVERINKPKDIAVPQHKEIAPGAPIGCDLDF from the coding sequence ATGCGCACTTTATTTGCATGGCTGCTTTGTTTTTGTTTCGTTGGTGCTGTTGCACAACCGGCATCAAAAATTGCCGATAAAACAAAAAACATGAAACGGTACGATGGCTATTTCACTTTCTGGTGGGATGCCGCGAACGGAAAAATCTGGATGCTGGTTGATAAATTTGACAAGGAATTCCTGTATGTCAATTCACTTCCGGCCGGACTCGGTTCGAACGATATCGGGCTCGACAGGGGGCAGATCGGCGCCAGTCGCATCGTTTATTTTTCCCGTATAGGTAAAAAATTACTCCTGGTTGAGCCCAACTACAATTATCGGGCCTCCTCATCCGACCCCCGCGAACAGCGCGCTGTTCGCGAATCCTTTGCCCAGTCGGCCATCGGCGGCTTCACCATCGATGAAGACGAAGGCGATAAAGTACTGGTAGACGCCACTTCTTTTTTTGTACGTGACTCCCATGGCATCGCCGATCGCATCCGCAGCATGCGGCAGGGCTCCTATGTTTTCAACGAATCCCGTTCGGCCATTTACCTGCCCAATACCCGCAACTTTCCCCTGAACAGTGAATTCGAAGCCACCATCACTTTTACCGGCGGCAGCGATGCGGGGCGCTTTGTCAGTACCGTTACCCCTTCAAACGAAGCCATCACCCTGCGTGTACACCACTCTTTTGTACAACTGCCCGATAATCATTATAAGCCTCGTCGCTATGATATACGCAGCGGTTATTTCGGCATTTCTTATTTTGATTACAGCACTCCTTTCTCTGAACCCATTGAGCAACTCTTCATCGCCCGCCACCGGCTCGAGAAAAAAGATCCCGCCGCCGCGGTAAGTGACCCGGTAAAACCTATTGTGTATTACCTCGACAACGGAACACCCGAACCCATACGCTCTGCACTGCTCGACGGCGCCCGCTGGTGGAACCAGGCTTTTGAAGCGGCAGGATACCGGAACGCATTCATCGTAAAAGTACTGCCCGATACCGCCGACGCCATGGACGTACGTTATAACATGATCAACTGGGTACACCGTTCTACCAGGGGATGGAGTTACGGCGCGTCGATCACCGATCCACGCACCGGTGAGATCATCAAAGGGCAGGTGACGTTGGGGTCTTTACGTGTGCGGCAGGATTATCTCATTTTCACTGGGCTGCTTTCTCCGTACGAGACCGGCAAACCGGCACCCGAAACCATGCAGCAGGCTGCCTTACAGCGTTTACGGCAACTGGCGGCTCATGAAGTGGGACATACACTCGGACTCCAGCACAACTATGCATCGAGTTATAATGACCGGGCTTCTGTAATGGACTATCCGCATCCCAATATATTGCTCAACAGCAAAGGGAATATTGATTTTTCGCAGGTATATACCAATGTCATTGGTGAATGGGATAAAAGGGCCATCCTCTATGGTTACCAGGACTTCGGTGCAGGCGTGAATGAAAATGAAGCATTGAATGCGATACTGGATGAAAACACAAAAAACGGACTCTTATTCATTGCCGATGCCGATGCGCGTGCCGCCAGCGGTATGCATCCTTATGCGCATCTATGGGATAATGGAAAAGACGTCACCGAGGAACTTAAGAACGTATTACAGGTACGTTCCAAAGCGCTGGATCAATTCTCTGAACAAGCCATCCGTGAAAGAACGCCGTTGTCAAGACTGGAAGATGCATTGGTTCCTGTATACAACTATCACCGTTACCAGCTGGAAGCAGTATGTAAGCTGATCGGTGGTATGAATTACAGTTACAGCGTGCGAGGCGGACAGCAACAGGTTCCCCAGGTTTTACCCAATGCCGTTCAGCAGAAAGCATTACAAACAGCGCTGGACTGTTTATCGCCTGAAACACTCACGCTTCCCGAAAGGATCATTGCCATGATCCCTCCCCGCCCGCCGCTTTATTATAATGTAGGCGAACTCTTTGCCAAACGCACCGGCATGGGTTTCGATCCTGTAGCAGCGGCCGAAGCCCTGGCCAATTTTGAGTTGGAATTTTTGTTCAATGCAGAAAGAGCCAACCGGTTGGAGCAGTTCAAAGCGCAAGCCGGTACACTGGGTTGGGACAATGTATTGGATGCCACCATTGAAAAAACATGGAAAGCCCCTTTACAGAAAGGATTGAAAGGTGAAATTCAATTACAAACACAGCAAATGGTACTCAGTTGGATGCTGGGCCTCAGCCAGAACGACAATGCCAACTATCTCGTAAAATCGATCTGCTTCGACAGGCTGCAGTCACTGAAACAATATGCAACAACACAGGCGCAAGCGCATCCTGCTTTAAAAGCACATTATTCCTACGCAGTAGAACGGATCAACAAACCAAAAGATATTGCGGTACCCCAACATAAAGAGATAGCTCCGGGAGCACCCATCGGTTGCGATTTAGATTTCTGA